A genome region from Meriones unguiculatus strain TT.TT164.6M chromosome 2, Bangor_MerUng_6.1, whole genome shotgun sequence includes the following:
- the Gpr151 gene encoding G-protein coupled receptor 151 produces MLQRLPVRSPLSTAGRPRRPLFQLGSSILKCHKRAPLANLGPHGRALWDAGRLGNYAHAVTGRGSRETKKQNATGGTPSCFTAALVSIFRKGGITANKGKVLLAAVFADSNSNIMNESFAHLRFAGGYLPSDSEDWRTIIPALLVAVCLVGFVGNLCVIGILLHGVWKRKPSMIHSLILNLSLADISLLFSAPVRATAYYKGVWDLGWFVCKSSDWFIHTCMAAKSLTIVVVAKVCFMYASDPAKQVGIHNCTIWSMLLAIWVVASLLPLPEWFFSTTRRHAGVEMCLMDVPAVAEEFMSIFGKLYPLLVFCLPLLLASFYFWRAYGQCKKRGTKTQNLRNQMRSKQLTVMLLSTAMTSALLWLPEWVAWLWVWHLKAGGPMPPQGFIALSQVLMFSISTANPLIFLVMSEEFKAGLKGVWKWITRKPAGASEVQGAPAKTTEAPLDKAPSPESQTSIPETERPGFLSSGKEKINKAVAPILPDVEQFWHERDTVPSAQDNDPIPWEHEGQETEGCN; encoded by the exons ATGCTTCAGCGGCTCCCAGTCCGCAGTCCCTTGTCCACCGCGGGCCGCCCACGCCGCCCTCTTTTCCAGCTCGGCAGTAGTATTTTAAAGTGTCACAAGAGGGCGCCGCTCGCTAATCTCGGGCCCCACGGCCGCGCTCTCTGGGATGCTGGGCGATTGGGCAATTACGCCCACGCAGTAACGGGGAGGGGGAGCCGGGAAACTAAAAAGCAGAACGCTACGGGCGGCACGCCCTCCTGTTTCACCGCCGCTTTAGTCTCCATCTTTAGAAAGGGCGGAATCACCGCGAAT AAGGGAAAGGTGCTACTGGCAGCGGTCTTTGCTGACTCCAATTCCAACATCATGAATGAGTCATTTGCTCACCTCCGCTTTGCAGGAGGGTACCTGCCGTCTGACTCGGAGGACTGGAGGACCATCATCCCGGCTCTCTTGGTGGCTGTGTGCCTCGTGGGCTTCGTGGGGAACCTATGTGTGATTGGCATTCTCCTTCACGGTGTTTGGAAGAGAAAGCCATCCATGATCCACTCCCTGATTCTGAATCTCAGCCTGGCTGACATCTCTCTACTCTTTTCTGCACCTGTCCGGGCTACAGCATACTACAAAGGTGTTTGGGATCTAGGCTGGTTTGTCTGCAAATCCTCTGACTGGTTCATCCATACGTGCATGGCAGCCAAGAGCCTGACAATTGTTGTGGTTGCCAAAGTGTGCTTCATGTATGCAAGTGACCCAGCCAAGCAAGTGGGTATCCACAACTGCACCATTTGGTCAATGCTATTGGCCATCTGGGTTGTAGCCAGCCTACTTCCCCTGCCAGAATGGTTCTTTAGCACCACCAGACGTCACGCAGGTGTGGAAATGTGCCTCATGGATGTGCCAGCTGTGGCTGAAGAATTCATGTCAATATTCGGTAAGCTCTACCCTCTCCTGGTGTTTTGCCTTCCTTTACTTCTGGCCAGCTTTTATTTCTGGAGAGCTTATGGCCAATGTAAAAAACGAGGTACAAAAACTCAAAACCTTAGAAACCAGATGCGTTCAAAGCAACTCACAGTGATGCTGCTAAGCACTGCAATGACCTCTGCTCTCCTGTGGCTCCCTGAATGGGTAGCCTGGCTGTGGGTATGGCACCTAAAGGCTGGAGGTCCAATGCCACCACAGGGTTTTATAGCCCTATCTCAAGTCCTGATGTTTTCCATCTCTACAGCAAACCCTCTCATTTTCCTAGTGATGTCTGAAGAATTCAAGGCAGGCTTGAAAGGCGTATGGAAATGGATAACCAGAAAGCCTGCAGGTGCCTCAGAGGTTCAGGGGGCACCAGCTAAAACCACAGAGGCCCCTCTGGACAAGGCTCCATCTCCAGAGTCCCAGACATCCATCCCAGAGACCGAAAGACCTGGCTTTCTCAGCTCCGGcaaagagaaaatcaacaaggcaGTGGCTCCCATCCTCCCTGACGTCGAGCAATTCTGGCATGAGAGGGACACCGTCCCTTCGGCACAGGACAATGACCCTATACCCTGGGAACATGAAGGCCAAGAGACAGAGGGCTGCAATTAG